The window TCAGGTACGGGGCCAGCAGGGTGAAGCCGGTGGCGCCAAGCATGAGCAGCGCACCCAAAGCCAGTTTGCGGCCATACGGCCGTATGAACACCAACATGCCGCTGACGACGCTTTTGTTGAAGAAACGGCCGTCTTTGCCTTCCGCGCCAAACTGATTGATTGCCCCTCGCGGCCCCATGCCGGGGCTAAAGCTAAAGCTCATAACAAAATCCCTTTGGGAGACTGGAAACCAGAGACTGGGAGTCTCTCGTCTCAGTCGTTCAAAATAGCCTCAAACCGACCCCTCGGCTGCCACCGAGGGCTTGCTTTTTTCGCCAATCAGCCCCTCAGCCACGGCCTTTTTAGATTGGACCCATCTTGGAGATTGGTCCAATCGCCTCCGGCTCTACCTGTAAGGCAAACACCTGCCGGTACAGCGGCGAGCTGACCAGCAGCTCCTCGTGCGTGCCGCGGGCGGCAATACGTCCCTGTTCCAGCACCAAAATCAAATCGGCGCGGCGCACCGTGCTCAGCCGGTGGGCGATGACAAACGTCGTGCGGTTCTCCATCAGCCGGTCCAGCGCCGCCTGAATAAGCCGCTCTGTGTTGCTGTCCACGCTGGCCGTAGCGTCATCCAGGATGAGGATGCGCGGGTCGGTCAGCAGGGCGCGGGCGATGGCCAGGCGCTGCTTCTGCCCGCCAGACAGCGTGACGCCCCGTTCGCCAACCGGCGTGTCGTACCCTTCCGGCATGGCGGCGATAAAATCGTGGGCCTGCGCGTCTTTAGCCGCCTGAATCATCTCTACCTCGCTGGCATCCGGCCGGCCAAAGGTGATGTTGTCGCGGATAGTGCCGGAGAAGAGGATAGTGTCTTGCATCACCAGGCCAATCTGGCCGCGCAGCGAGGCCAGGGTGAACTGGCGCACATCCTGCCCGTCGGCGTAAATCTGCCCGCCGGTGGGGTCGTAGAAGCGGGCGATCAGGTTGATGAGGGTGGACTTGCCGGAGCCGGTGGCCCCCATCAAGGCCACAACCTGCCCCGGCTCGGCGCTGAAGCTGATGTGGCGCAGCACTTTTTTGGCGCTGGCGTAGACAAAAGAAACGTCGTCGAAGGTGATACGGCCGTTGAACCGGGGCGCATCCACCGCATCCGGCCGGTCGGTTACTTCCGCGGGCGCGTCGAGAATGGCAAAGATACGCTCGGCGGCCGAGGCGGCAATCGCCAAAATGGGGATGATGCGGCCAATGAGGTTGATGGGGCGAATCAGCAGCGCCAGGTAGGTGGTGAAGGCCACCAGTTCGCCCAACGTCATCTGCCCCTGCACCACCAGCCAGCCGCCGTACCAGAAGATAATCACCGTGCCGAAGTTGGCGATCATGTCCAGCATCGGCACGTTCAGCGCCTCCAGGCGGGTGGATTCGGCCGAGAGGTTGAACCATTTTTCGTTTTCGGCCTGGAAGCGGCGCGATTCGTTGGCCTCCTGGGCAAAGGCTTTGACGATGCGCGCGCCGCGCAGGTTTTGCTCTAGCTGGGTAGTCAGCACGCCCAACTGCTCCTGAATCTCCAGCGAGAGCGGACGAAAGCGGCGGCCAAAGCGATAGGCGCGGTGCAGCAGCAGGGGTATCGTCAGGATGATGAGGGTGGCTAAGGTGGCGTTCATCCAGAGGAGGGTAACGGCCGTTAACAGCAGCAGCGTGCCCCCTTCCACCAATCGCAGCACCGCCCGCCCGGTGAGAAAACGAATGCGCTCCACGTCCTGCATGGCCCGCGAGAGAATCTGCCCGGCTTCGGTTTTGTCGTGGTAGGCAAAGGGCAGACGGTCCAGTTTGGTCAGGATGTCGTTGCGTAAATCATAGGCCACGCCCTGCGACGCTTCTTCGGTCCATTTGCCCTGGTAATAAACAAAGACGCCTTTGACCAGCGTCAGGGCCAACAGCAGCAAAACAGCCTGGCCCAGCCGTGGCAAATCGCCACCATAAATGCCCTGGTCAATCGCCCCGCGAATCAGTTGCGGGACCAGGATGATGATGACATTGATGATGAGCATGGTGGCGTAAACGCCGAGGGTTTTGCGGGTGTACGGCCGTAAATAAGCAAAAGCGCGCCATAATAACCGCCGATCTGTTTGTCGCTGCATACCCCTAATCTTACCCCCTATTCACCACAGAAACACCAATGGTCCCCAAATTCCCCGCATCCTGTCACCCTGTCAGCCTGCCAGTTTGTCTTCCATCTCCTTGCCGCCCACCCACACCCACACTACAATTCCCCCGTCTTACCTTTGTCCCTTATGTCCCTTTTTCCCTTTGTCATCAATCCTTCAACGAGGCGACCATGATTCACCACAACCGCGACACCCAAACCTTCACCCTTCTCGGCCGCACCAGCCATTACACCCTGCACATCGCCGACAACGGCCGTGCCACCCACCTGGCCTGGGGACTCCGCCAACTAACCGATGAGAGTGTGCTGGACAACGGCCGTTTCCCCCATACTCCGCCCAGCCACAGCTCCTTCGACTTCCAAAGCCAGCGCGATGAACTGCCCACCTACGGCGACTTCTCCATCCCCGAAGTTGCCCTCAAAGTCAGCTTCCCCGGCGAACGCTTGCCCATCCGCGATGTGCGCCTGCGCTACACCGGACATGAAATCGGGGAGAATGGTCAATGGTCAATGGTCAATGGTCAATTGCCAACTCAGCCCTCCGAAATCCGAAATCCGAAATCCGAAATCTTAAAACTGTTTCTCCATGATCCCATCTTCCCTTTTGCCCTTACGCTTTGTTACCGGTTGTGGCCGGAGTATGATGTGATTGAGCGGTGGTGGGAGGTGGTGAATGAAGGGGCAACGGCCGTTATCCATATCGAACAAGCCTACTTTGCTGCCCTCCACCTGCCACCCGGCACGACCGAACTCACTACCACTCATGGCGCGTGGGCGGCCGAATTTACGCCGCAGCGCCACGTGCTGCCCGTCGGCCGGTTCAGCATCGGCCACCGCAGCGTGCAGACCGGCCACAGCTTCAACCCCTTCTTCCTCGCCAACCGCCCCGGCGCGGCCGGCGAAGAGAGCGGCGTAGTCTACTTTGGCGCGCTGGCCTACAGCGGCGCATGGCAACTGGCCTTCGAGCAGCAGCACAGCGGCGACGTGCGCGTCTTTGGCGGCTACAACCCGTTCGATTTTGAACTGATTCTCCAGCCGGGCGAGCGCCATACTTCGCCCGCCTTTGTGTGCGGCGTCAGCGGCGAGGGGTGGGGCGGGGCCAGCCGCCGCCTGCACGCCTTCGCCCGCGATTGTGTGCTGCCGCCCAGCCCGCCGCGCCCTGTCCTCTACAACAGTTGGGAGGCCACCTACTTCGCCCTCAGCCACGAGGGGCAGGTGGCGCTGGCGCGGAAGGCGGCGGCCATCGGCGTGGAACTGTTTGTGGTGGATGATGGCTGGTTTGGTGGGCGGCGCAACGACCGGGTCGGATTGGGCGATTGGGCCGTCAGCCCGGACGTATTCCCCGGCGGCCTCCAGCCGCTCATCGCCGAAGTTCACGCCCTGGGGATGCAGTTTGGCCTTTGGTTCGAGCCGGAAATGGTCAACCCTGATTCCGACCTCTACCGGGCGCATCCCGATTGGGTGCTGCACTTCCCCGGCCGGCCGCGCACGGAAGCCCGCAACCAACTCATTCTGGATTACGGCCGTGCCGAAGTCGTCGCCCACGTTTTCGACCTGCTCGATACGATGCTCGCCACCCACGAGATAGATTTCATCAAGTGGGACATGAACCGCAGCGCCACCGAACCCGGCTCCGTGGTCGGGAAAGCCATCTGGCGCGGCCACGTCGCCGGGGTGTATGGGCTGATGGATCGGCTGCGCCAAAAATACCCACGCCTGTCTCTGCAAAGCTGCTCCGGCGGCGGCGGGCGGATAGATTTGGGCGTCCTGGCGCGCGTGGATCAGGTCTGGACCAGCGACAACACCGACGCGCTCGACCGGCTGCGCATTCAGGAGGGGTACAGCCTGGCCTACCCGGCGCGGGCGATGGAAGCGTGGGTGACGCACGAGAAGAATCACCAAACGGGGCGCGTGCTGCCGCTGTCTACGCGCTTCGACGTGGCGATGCGTGGCGTGTTGGGCATCGGCTCCAATCTCAACGACCTCAGCGACGCCGAACTGAAGGAGTACGCCACTTACATCGCCTTCTACAAGCGCATCCGCCACGTGGTGCAGGCGGGCGACCTGTACCGGCTGGAGCGGTTAGAGGAACGGGGCGCGTCGGTGATTTTGTATGTGCTGGGCAACGGCCGTGAAGCTGTCTATTCTGTCGCTGTGCAAAACCACCTGCTGGGGCAGCGACGGCCGTCAACCCCCCTGCGCGGCCTCAACCCCACCGCCACCTACACCATCGCCGACTACCGCCAGCGCGAAATTGCCCGTCTTACCGGCTACCACCTCATGACCCAGGGCCTACCCGCGGAGCCGTATGCGCCATCGGGATACAGCAACACCCTCCATTTAACAATGAACAGTTAACAGTTAACAATGAACGGATAGTGCTTGCCGCCCAACTTCACCGTTCACAATTCACCATTCACAATTCACAATTCAGGAGATTCCATGACCACATCCACCGTTTCCCCGCCCCCTGCTGCTCTCGTGCCCATTGGCAAGGGTGAAAAGTTTGCGTTTACCCTGGGTTCTGTGGGCAAGAACATATTGTTTTGGGGCATTGGCACCTTTTTGCTGGTTTTTTACACCGACGTGTTTGGGCTGACGCCAACGGCCGTAGGCACCCTGTTCCTCATCGCCCGCCTGCTGGATGCCGTGAATGACCCCATCGTCGGCTACATCCTCGACCACCTCAAGCCGACGCGCTGGGGCCGCTTCCGACCCTGGCTGCTGCTGGGTGGCATCCTGGCCGGGCTGAACTTTGCCGCCCTGTTCCTGGGACCAGAGCTTTCCTACAGCGGCAAGCTACTTTACGCCTACGTCACCTATCTCGTGTTCGGCATCACCTTCGACCTGGTAGACATCCCTTATTCTTCGTTGATGGTGACGATGACCCAGAACACCCACGAGCGCAACAAGCTCAACAGCCTGGTCGCCATCGGCCTGATTATCGGCACGGGGCTGGCGGTGGTGGGTACGGTGCCCCTCGTGGGCATGTTCCCGACGCCTCAGCAGGGCTACCGCGCCGTGGGGCTGGTCTATGGCCTCATCGCCCTGATTGGCGTGGCGGTGAGCGCCGTGATGGCGAAGGAGCGCGTGGCCGCCGACCCCGACCAGAGCTACACCTTGCGCCAGTTGTACCCTATCCTCATCCAAAACAAGCCGTTTATGATCTTGATGCTTTCGACGGTGCTGTTCAGCATCGGCAACTTTGTCGTCACCAGCGCCAACGTTATTTTTTATACCTACTTTGTGGGCAGCGCCGATCTGTTTGGCCCGGTGCAGTTGGCGACCGGCCCGGCGATTTTGCTGGCGGCGATTGGGATGCCGTATATGGCCGGGCGGCTGGGCAAACGCAACACCTACATGGTCGGCTTCGCCCTGACGATTGTGATTGGCGTG of the Candidatus Leptovillus gracilis genome contains:
- a CDS encoding MFS transporter translates to MTTSTVSPPPAALVPIGKGEKFAFTLGSVGKNILFWGIGTFLLVFYTDVFGLTPTAVGTLFLIARLLDAVNDPIVGYILDHLKPTRWGRFRPWLLLGGILAGLNFAALFLGPELSYSGKLLYAYVTYLVFGITFDLVDIPYSSLMVTMTQNTHERNKLNSLVAIGLIIGTGLAVVGTVPLVGMFPTPQQGYRAVGLVYGLIALIGVAVSAVMAKERVAADPDQSYTLRQLYPILIQNKPFMILMLSTVLFSIGNFVVTSANVIFYTYFVGSADLFGPVQLATGPAILLAAIGMPYMAGRLGKRNTYMVGFALTIVIGVLFFILKPTSLPLLIALAAGMAVAGSPGAALIDSMVADTNEYAEWQTGTRSEGAIQAGFTFVKKTANGLGGALAGYMLAWVGYQPNAAQSPETLTGLLAMVSLVPAGFAVLAMIAMYFYPLTEAKFEALLVELQGRKAK
- a CDS encoding ABC transporter ATP-binding protein — protein: MQRQTDRRLLWRAFAYLRPYTRKTLGVYATMLIINVIIILVPQLIRGAIDQGIYGGDLPRLGQAVLLLLALTLVKGVFVYYQGKWTEEASQGVAYDLRNDILTKLDRLPFAYHDKTEAGQILSRAMQDVERIRFLTGRAVLRLVEGGTLLLLTAVTLLWMNATLATLIILTIPLLLHRAYRFGRRFRPLSLEIQEQLGVLTTQLEQNLRGARIVKAFAQEANESRRFQAENEKWFNLSAESTRLEALNVPMLDMIANFGTVIIFWYGGWLVVQGQMTLGELVAFTTYLALLIRPINLIGRIIPILAIAASAAERIFAILDAPAEVTDRPDAVDAPRFNGRITFDDVSFVYASAKKVLRHISFSAEPGQVVALMGATGSGKSTLINLIARFYDPTGGQIYADGQDVRQFTLASLRGQIGLVMQDTILFSGTIRDNITFGRPDASEVEMIQAAKDAQAHDFIAAMPEGYDTPVGERGVTLSGGQKQRLAIARALLTDPRILILDDATASVDSNTERLIQAALDRLMENRTTFVIAHRLSTVRRADLILVLEQGRIAARGTHEELLVSSPLYRQVFALQVEPEAIGPISKMGPI
- a CDS encoding alpha-galactosidase produces the protein MIHHNRDTQTFTLLGRTSHYTLHIADNGRATHLAWGLRQLTDESVLDNGRFPHTPPSHSSFDFQSQRDELPTYGDFSIPEVALKVSFPGERLPIRDVRLRYTGHEIGENGQWSMVNGQLPTQPSEIRNPKSEILKLFLHDPIFPFALTLCYRLWPEYDVIERWWEVVNEGATAVIHIEQAYFAALHLPPGTTELTTTHGAWAAEFTPQRHVLPVGRFSIGHRSVQTGHSFNPFFLANRPGAAGEESGVVYFGALAYSGAWQLAFEQQHSGDVRVFGGYNPFDFELILQPGERHTSPAFVCGVSGEGWGGASRRLHAFARDCVLPPSPPRPVLYNSWEATYFALSHEGQVALARKAAAIGVELFVVDDGWFGGRRNDRVGLGDWAVSPDVFPGGLQPLIAEVHALGMQFGLWFEPEMVNPDSDLYRAHPDWVLHFPGRPRTEARNQLILDYGRAEVVAHVFDLLDTMLATHEIDFIKWDMNRSATEPGSVVGKAIWRGHVAGVYGLMDRLRQKYPRLSLQSCSGGGGRIDLGVLARVDQVWTSDNTDALDRLRIQEGYSLAYPARAMEAWVTHEKNHQTGRVLPLSTRFDVAMRGVLGIGSNLNDLSDAELKEYATYIAFYKRIRHVVQAGDLYRLERLEERGASVILYVLGNGREAVYSVAVQNHLLGQRRPSTPLRGLNPTATYTIADYRQREIARLTGYHLMTQGLPAEPYAPSGYSNTLHLTMNS